A single window of Methanoregula sp. DNA harbors:
- a CDS encoding HAMP domain-containing sensor histidine kinase, whose protein sequence is MTPEDNRGQNEIAYPESLHGTDCTPRSACPVPGHQAGKVVGQNGDQEPVAGSYPEPATITERYNKLNLLLSVTRHDVFNQLTALQCYIGILHNSTLHDPAQRELFNKLFLTADSISAIMRFTRDYQEIGTECPVWQEPGMLVDMGSMSLSPSTMTVINRLPKVQIHADRLIYRVFYTIIENAIRHGGKITRLVFTAGMDGPNLVISCEDDGIGIPTEEKERIFKKGYGKHTGLGLFFVREILAITGMMIRETGEPGKGARFEIRVPGDKVRMMQDANKAFPRHAAVISHTGVI, encoded by the coding sequence ATGACGCCCGAAGATAACCGTGGACAAAACGAGATCGCTTATCCTGAGAGCCTGCATGGCACGGACTGCACTCCCCGGTCAGCGTGTCCTGTTCCAGGGCACCAAGCAGGGAAGGTTGTTGGGCAGAATGGCGATCAGGAGCCGGTTGCAGGATCCTATCCGGAACCGGCAACGATAACCGAGCGGTACAACAAATTAAACCTCCTCTTATCCGTCACGCGTCACGACGTCTTTAACCAGCTCACCGCCCTCCAGTGCTATATCGGGATCCTCCATAACAGTACCCTGCATGACCCGGCCCAACGGGAATTATTCAACAAACTTTTCCTGACAGCCGACAGCATCTCTGCAATCATGAGATTTACAAGGGATTACCAGGAGATCGGGACAGAATGTCCTGTCTGGCAGGAGCCCGGAATGCTCGTTGATATGGGATCGATGTCGCTAAGCCCGTCTACCATGACAGTCATCAACCGGCTGCCCAAGGTCCAGATCCATGCCGATCGGCTCATTTACCGGGTATTCTACACAATTATTGAAAACGCGATCCGCCATGGCGGGAAGATCACCCGCCTTGTTTTCACTGCAGGCATGGATGGACCGAACCTTGTTATTTCCTGCGAGGACGACGGGATCGGGATTCCGACTGAAGAAAAAGAACGGATTTTTAAAAAGGGTTACGGCAAACATACCGGTCTTGGCCTTTTTTTCGTACGGGAGATCCTTGCCATTACCGGAATGATGATCCGTGAAACCGGCGAGCCGGGAAAAGGAGCGAGATTCGAGATTCGCGTACCCGGGGATAAGGTCAGGATGATGCAGGATGCAAACAAGGCATTTCCCAGGCATGCAGCCGTAATTTCACATACTGGGGTTATCTGA
- a CDS encoding nitroreductase family protein: protein MKLRYIMVTISIDPAICKHDGICVQVCPEAVFVQKDEKSVPDPLHDALCISCGQCVAACPHDALTHSDFPKGSIRTIKKGVTPSFEQLMRLLRNRRSQRYFTSRPVREKEIQRIIEAARFAPSALNSQSTKYLVIQDVVLLTEISENAAEFLKQTITELRKIHKKEELEQDHAFNVIAKKVSEVQDAGRDVFLHNASALVLFYSDRHASMGGINANLAVQNALLAAETLGVGAFYSGFVLFAIRHNPEFKKILKIPDTCEIHAALALGYPKVKFKKWIERNPADITWR from the coding sequence ATGAAATTGAGGTATATCATGGTCACGATCTCGATTGATCCTGCAATCTGCAAACACGATGGGATATGTGTTCAGGTCTGTCCGGAAGCTGTCTTTGTCCAGAAAGATGAAAAATCTGTTCCGGACCCCCTGCATGATGCTCTCTGCATCTCCTGTGGCCAGTGCGTCGCGGCCTGCCCGCATGATGCTCTCACCCACAGCGACTTTCCGAAAGGATCGATCCGCACCATTAAGAAGGGGGTGACACCGTCATTTGAACAGCTGATGCGACTTTTACGGAACAGGAGGTCACAGCGTTACTTTACAAGCCGTCCGGTCCGAGAAAAGGAGATACAGCGCATTATTGAAGCTGCCCGGTTTGCCCCGTCAGCTCTCAATTCACAGAGCACGAAATATCTTGTAATTCAGGACGTCGTTCTCCTCACGGAAATTTCTGAAAATGCAGCTGAATTTCTCAAACAGACCATCACAGAACTCCGCAAAATCCACAAAAAAGAGGAGCTCGAGCAGGATCATGCATTCAATGTGATAGCAAAGAAGGTCTCAGAGGTGCAGGATGCGGGGAGGGATGTGTTCCTCCACAATGCTTCCGCACTCGTCCTGTTCTATTCAGACAGGCATGCGAGTATGGGCGGGATCAATGCAAACCTTGCCGTCCAGAATGCCCTTCTGGCAGCGGAGACACTGGGCGTCGGGGCTTTCTATTCCGGGTTTGTTCTCTTTGCCATCCGGCACAATCCGGAATTTAAAAAGATCCTCAAAATACCTGATACCTGTGAGATCCACGCTGCCCTGGCACTTGGCTATCCGAAGGTAAAATTCAAAAAATGGATCGAGCGCAATCCCGCTGACATCACCTGGCGGTAA
- a CDS encoding transcriptional regulator, whose product MVRAGIVLISILFCICIPAAAAPAYTIRYSIDPAPDGSALWNVEYRALLPTQEDVGAFERDITDAAAIPADEVRLVMEQSASNAATVTGRAMEIRNFSTATSVQTTPTGTYGVIRYSFIWTGFAQAGSDLSIGDAFIGGLYLSKETTLTVHLPKGYKVTAATPPPDLSRDDLTWYGLRSFVPGEPQIVLAPPAFPLLETATTILIISATGIVIAVFVIRRRKSLRPAHAEPVPAQQQQDPDLATIEERIVLLLQQNDGEVYQSEIIARLGAPKSTVSSALAVLHENGHIVKVRKGRENLIRLVRNENPAGKK is encoded by the coding sequence ATGGTCCGGGCCGGCATAGTTCTGATCAGCATTCTCTTCTGCATCTGCATCCCTGCTGCTGCAGCACCGGCATATACGATCAGATATTCAATCGATCCTGCACCTGACGGATCGGCGCTCTGGAATGTCGAATACCGGGCGCTTCTCCCCACCCAAGAGGATGTCGGTGCATTCGAACGGGACATTACCGATGCTGCCGCCATTCCCGCAGATGAGGTACGGCTGGTAATGGAACAATCTGCCAGCAACGCCGCGACTGTAACCGGGCGTGCCATGGAGATCAGGAACTTCTCCACTGCGACATCGGTTCAGACAACCCCGACAGGCACATATGGCGTGATCCGGTACTCGTTTATCTGGACCGGTTTTGCACAGGCCGGAAGCGACCTTTCGATCGGTGATGCTTTTATTGGAGGCCTTTACCTCTCCAAGGAGACAACACTGACAGTCCATCTCCCAAAGGGATACAAGGTAACGGCCGCGACGCCCCCACCGGACCTCTCCCGAGACGATCTCACGTGGTACGGCCTGCGCTCGTTTGTACCGGGAGAGCCACAGATCGTGCTGGCGCCCCCGGCTTTCCCTTTACTGGAGACGGCGACAACCATCCTCATCATCTCCGCTACCGGGATCGTGATCGCCGTCTTTGTCATCCGGCGCAGGAAATCCCTGCGGCCGGCCCACGCGGAACCCGTTCCTGCCCAGCAGCAGCAGGATCCGGATCTTGCAACCATTGAGGAACGGATTGTCCTGCTTCTGCAGCAGAACGACGGCGAGGTCTACCAGTCCGAGATCATCGCCCGGCTCGGAGCACCCAAATCCACGGTGAGCTCGGCACTTGCCGTGCTCCATGAAAACGGGCATATCGTCAAGGTACGCAAAGGGCGGGAAAACTTAATCCGGCTCGTCCGAAATGAAAATCCGGCCGGTAAAAAATGA